In Pieris napi chromosome 2, ilPieNapi1.2, whole genome shotgun sequence, the following proteins share a genomic window:
- the LOC125063039 gene encoding calcium/calmodulin-dependent protein kinase kinase 2, protein MNGIAVEAERNVEMAGNCDRHSAVDVVGEAKRDQRWPTSDTDRLSAYPSGDRSNLLRSHAAKSAECSQGSPRARRVPRESRRISLAQAPGYVQLNQYRLLEPIGQGSYGIVKLAYNEEDDTHYAMKILSKRKLMRRAGLFGRAPPRRPGPGPPPDPLQSIYREIAVLKKLDHPNVVKLVEVLDDPAEDQLYLVFQLLEGGPVIDIPTDNPLSEQLARKYFRDALLGVEYLHYQRIAHRDIKPANLLLGEDRVQVADLGACGELAGAGKLSGAVGTPAFRAPEATTLSDKYTGEAADVWSLGVTLYAMVTGRVPWTSPTAAELQKRILSEPLAFPSRPTLSKPLKKLLSRMLDKDPVTRATMQEIKDHEWITCGGKDLLPSEQENCRLVEVTDEDLARVVTSIPNISTLILIKTMLKKHSFQNPFLRSRESSSRRESSETGETAVAVRGKRTVLARAGRSLSAPGNYLTDKQVSFDINLEAVEETKEKPETKQSVSKSSTKSKESKENGQGIAPQR, encoded by the exons ACATTCAGCCGTTGATGTTGTTGGTGAGGCCAAAAGGGACCAAAGATGGCCGACATCGGACACAGACAG ATTATCTGCCTACCCAAGCGGTGATCGATCAAATCTCCTACGCTCTCACGCGGCTAAATCGGCAGAATGCAGTCAAGGGTCTCCGCGCGCGAGGAGAGTACCAAGGGAGTCCCGGAGAATTTCACTTGCGCAGGCACCGGGCTATGTTCAGCTTAACCAATACAGACTGCTTGAGCCCATTGGACAG GGTTCCTATGGAATCGTTAAGTTAGCATATAATGAAGAAGATGATACGCATTAT GCAATGAAAATTCTATCGAAACGCAAATTGATGCGTCGCGCGGGTTTGTTTGGGCGGGCGCCGCCCCGCCGCCCGGGCCCGGGGCCGCCACCTGACCCACTGCAAAGCATCTACAGGGAAATAGCCGTGCTCAAGAAACTGGACCATCCTAATGTAGTTAAGTTAGTTGAG GTATTAGATGATCCAGCAGAGGACCAATTGTACCTAGTTTTCCAGCTACTGGAGGGAGGACCTGTGATAGATATTCCCACAGACAACCCCCTCAGCGAGCAGTTGGCAAGAAAGTACTTCAGGGACGCTTTACTGGGCGTTGAGTATC TGCACTACCAGCGCATTGCCCATCGCGACATCAAACCAGCCAACCTGCTGCTTGGTGAGGATCGAGTACAGGTGGCAGACCTAGGAGCATGCGGGGAGCTGGCAGGTGCGGGCAAACTGTCTGGAGCTGTTGGCACACCAGCATTTCGCGCGCCAGAGGCTACGACCCTCAGCGACAAATATACTGGAGAG GCGGCGGACGTCTGGTCGCTCGGCGTAACTCTATACGCCATGGTGACTGGCCGTGTTCCCTGGACGTCACCAACAGCTGCTGAGCTGCAGAAGCGAATCCTTTCGGAGCCTTTGGCGTTCCCTTCACGACCCACCCTCTCAAAGCCTCTTAAAAAACTGTTGTCACGCATGCTTGATAAGGATCCCGTTACAAGAGCAACGATGCAAGAAATAAAG GACCATGAGTGGATAACCTGTGGGGGAAAAGATCTGCTGCCGTCAGAGCAGGAGAATTGCAGATTAGTCGAAGTAACAGATGAAGACTTAGCACGGGTAGTAACCTCCATCCCCAACATCTCCACACTCATCCTCATCAAGACCATGCTCAAGAAACACAGCTTTCAG AACCCATTTCTACGCAGTCGGGAGAGTAGTTCCCGTCGCGAATCTAGTGAAACTGGGGAAACGGCCGTTGCTGTGCGAGGGAAACGCACGGTTCTAGCGCGGGCCGGACGCTCGCTCTCAGCTCCTGGAAACTATCTTACTGACAA GCAAGTTTCATTCGATATCAACTTGGAAGCTGTCGAAGAAACCAAAGAGAAACCAGAAACAAAACAGAGTGTCAGCAAATCATCCACAAAGAGCAAGGAAAGCAAAGAAAATGGCCAAGGGATTGCACCGCAACGGTGA